In Archangium violaceum, the following are encoded in one genomic region:
- the miaA gene encoding tRNA (adenosine(37)-N6)-dimethylallyltransferase MiaA → MKPFLTVIAGPTASGKTAIAIELARRHGGEIVSADSQQVYRHFDIGTAKPSAEELATVPHHLISVVEPLEPFSAAEYQRRADEAIADITSRGKPVFVVGGTGMYLRILLHGLVEAPGADPELRAELEALAAAEGREAVHRKLAEVDPETAAKLPPQDLVRTIRALEIHKQTGKPASEFRREHAFTEDRYPFRMYVLSPPREELYRVIDARTAAMFQRGLVDEVRELIARGWAEAAPMRSVGYVQAKAVVDGSLSVEEAIEQAAQETRRYAKRQLTWFRKESGAVFVEPPYDALLNGGGT, encoded by the coding sequence ATGAAGCCCTTCCTCACCGTCATCGCCGGACCCACCGCATCGGGAAAGACAGCGATCGCCATCGAGCTCGCCCGCCGACACGGTGGGGAGATCGTCAGCGCGGACTCGCAGCAGGTGTACCGGCACTTCGACATCGGTACGGCGAAGCCCTCGGCGGAGGAGCTGGCCACGGTGCCGCACCACCTCATCTCCGTGGTGGAGCCGCTCGAGCCCTTCTCCGCGGCCGAGTATCAGCGTCGCGCCGACGAGGCCATCGCGGACATCACCTCCCGGGGCAAGCCCGTCTTCGTGGTGGGCGGGACGGGGATGTACCTGCGCATCCTGCTGCACGGGCTGGTGGAGGCACCGGGAGCGGATCCCGAGCTGCGCGCCGAGCTGGAGGCGCTCGCCGCCGCCGAGGGCCGTGAGGCCGTGCACCGCAAGCTGGCCGAGGTGGATCCGGAGACCGCCGCGAAGCTGCCGCCGCAGGATCTGGTGCGCACCATCCGGGCGCTGGAGATCCACAAGCAGACGGGGAAGCCAGCCTCCGAGTTCCGCCGGGAGCATGCCTTCACCGAGGACCGGTATCCCTTCCGGATGTACGTGCTCTCGCCGCCGCGCGAGGAGCTGTACCGGGTGATCGACGCGCGCACGGCCGCCATGTTCCAGCGCGGGCTGGTGGACGAGGTGCGGGAGCTGATCGCCCGGGGTTGGGCCGAGGCCGCGCCGATGCGCAGCGTGGGCTACGTGCAGGCGAAGGCGGTGGTGGACGGGAGTCTCTCGGTGGAAGAGGCCATCGAGCAGGCGGCCCAGGAGACGCGCCGCTACGCCAAGCGGCAGCTCACGTGGTTCCGTAAGGAGTCGGGGGCGGTCTTCGTGGAGCCCCCGTATGACGCACTCTTGAACGGAGGGGGAACATGA
- a CDS encoding SDR family oxidoreductase has protein sequence MSEAEGRVVLVTGASSGIGRACAELLSERGHTVYGTSRKPPPAPTRHRMLAMDVTEDDSVQKAVDAVLQERGRVDVVVNNAGYALAGPVEDTSLEEARRQLDTNFFGVLRVCKAVLPSMRARGSGLIVNVSSLGGVVGLPFQGLYSASKFALEGLTESLRQEVAPFGVRVTLLQPGDVCTPITDNRVRARGCDSGSVYWNVFEAALRIIEKEERAGAPVELVARRVLELMEREPLAVRYTVGHVSQRLLASTKAFLPSRVFERILMSYYGLEARRPGQEA, from the coding sequence ATGAGCGAAGCCGAAGGAAGGGTCGTCCTCGTCACTGGAGCCTCGTCGGGCATCGGCCGGGCCTGCGCGGAGCTGCTGAGCGAGCGGGGCCACACCGTCTACGGCACGAGCCGCAAGCCGCCTCCCGCTCCGACGCGCCACCGGATGCTGGCGATGGATGTCACCGAGGACGACTCGGTCCAGAAGGCGGTGGACGCCGTGCTCCAGGAACGGGGCCGCGTCGATGTCGTCGTGAACAACGCCGGCTACGCCCTGGCCGGACCGGTCGAGGACACGTCGCTCGAGGAGGCGCGGCGTCAGCTCGACACCAACTTCTTCGGTGTCCTGCGCGTGTGCAAGGCGGTGTTGCCGTCCATGCGGGCGCGCGGCTCGGGCCTCATCGTCAACGTGAGCTCGCTGGGTGGCGTCGTGGGCCTGCCGTTCCAGGGCTTGTACAGCGCGAGCAAGTTCGCGCTGGAAGGGCTGACGGAGAGCCTGCGCCAGGAGGTGGCTCCGTTCGGCGTCCGGGTCACCCTGTTGCAACCCGGCGACGTGTGCACGCCCATCACCGACAACCGCGTGCGGGCCCGGGGCTGTGATTCGGGCTCCGTGTACTGGAACGTCTTCGAGGCCGCGCTCCGGATCATCGAGAAGGAGGAGCGGGCCGGAGCCCCCGTCGAGCTCGTGGCCCGGCGGGTGCTGGAGCTGATGGAGCGCGAGCCGCTGGCGGTGCGCTACACGGTGGGCCACGTCTCTCAGCGCCTGCTCGCGTCCACCAAGGCGTTCCTGCCCTCGCGCGTCTTCGAGCGGATCCTCATGTCCTACTACGGCCTCGAGGCCCGGCGCCCGGGTCAGGAGGCGTAG
- a CDS encoding response regulator, which translates to MNGSRLASGSRVAIIGGGIAGAGLAASLLFNGRARGCTLDVRVYEGGDPGTIAPPAVLTPECRSRLAALGCRVPPEWRAHELRGVEILSHGQREVLPCAPGGLWVVDGWPQGHGGLALVREVLAGAATAQGARFVERHVERVENQPSAPDAPAAVRKSGPLVVRAQGSGDRFHAVVLATGAGPSLGDAFFPGFQPAPTVAAVQARLRHASPRLTVTPLARLWLSPLPTVDGLLLLPGAHSVYALAFGPAVTPADLCQVLMMAARDGLVEEGFELAALETTRLPYGPGRTIVAPGQLAVGAAAFGHPLQLGLSETLASCSRAAVALLDAGLEAPALERRYVREGLGELLDDSAAGARAVNWLRRAGGRAPQAFLKARNRGSSGGMGAGGILGLASPTPQALLSAARWAGIRETMASWVRTTVEPLPATIPALEPDLYYIVDDDPDQREAMTQLLESTGARVVAFADELALFCAVARRPPTAILLDVVLHWVDGLRLCEGLKQHPLTRDTRVVVMSGLNRPHVRQRALDAGAEAFLPKPVDPERLLRQLMGQLPTSTSVAQHRPESESSVADETGRYAS; encoded by the coding sequence ATGAACGGGAGCAGGCTGGCGAGCGGGTCGAGGGTGGCCATCATCGGAGGCGGCATCGCCGGAGCGGGGCTGGCCGCCTCGCTGCTCTTCAACGGCAGGGCCCGGGGCTGCACGCTGGACGTCCGGGTGTACGAGGGCGGCGATCCGGGCACCATCGCCCCTCCCGCCGTGCTGACGCCCGAGTGCCGCTCGCGCCTGGCCGCGCTCGGCTGCCGGGTGCCGCCCGAGTGGCGCGCGCACGAGCTGCGCGGCGTGGAGATCCTCTCCCACGGTCAGCGCGAGGTGCTGCCGTGCGCCCCGGGTGGCCTGTGGGTGGTGGACGGGTGGCCGCAGGGCCATGGCGGACTGGCGCTGGTGCGCGAGGTGCTCGCCGGCGCGGCCACGGCCCAGGGTGCTCGCTTCGTGGAGCGGCACGTGGAGCGCGTGGAGAACCAGCCCTCGGCGCCGGATGCGCCCGCCGCGGTGCGCAAGAGCGGCCCGCTCGTGGTGCGCGCCCAGGGCAGTGGAGATCGCTTCCACGCGGTGGTGCTGGCCACGGGGGCCGGTCCGTCCCTGGGCGATGCCTTCTTCCCGGGCTTCCAGCCCGCTCCCACCGTGGCCGCGGTGCAGGCCCGGTTGCGCCACGCCTCTCCGCGCCTCACCGTGACGCCGCTGGCCCGGCTGTGGCTCTCCCCTCTGCCCACCGTGGACGGACTGTTGCTACTGCCCGGTGCGCACTCGGTCTACGCGCTCGCCTTCGGGCCCGCGGTGACGCCCGCGGACCTGTGCCAGGTGTTGATGATGGCGGCCCGTGACGGGCTGGTCGAGGAAGGTTTCGAGCTCGCCGCGCTGGAGACGACACGGCTGCCGTACGGGCCGGGACGCACGATCGTGGCGCCTGGGCAGCTCGCGGTGGGCGCGGCCGCCTTCGGCCACCCGCTGCAGCTGGGCTTGTCGGAGACGCTGGCCTCGTGCAGCCGCGCGGCGGTGGCCCTGCTGGACGCGGGCCTGGAGGCTCCGGCCCTGGAGCGCCGTTATGTGCGCGAGGGCCTTGGCGAGCTGCTCGATGACTCGGCGGCCGGGGCTCGCGCCGTCAACTGGCTGCGCCGGGCCGGAGGGCGGGCGCCCCAGGCCTTCCTGAAGGCGCGCAACCGCGGCTCGTCCGGTGGCATGGGCGCCGGGGGCATCCTGGGGCTCGCCTCCCCTACTCCTCAGGCCCTGCTGAGCGCCGCCCGGTGGGCCGGCATCCGCGAGACGATGGCCTCCTGGGTGCGCACGACGGTGGAGCCCCTGCCGGCGACCATCCCTGCCCTGGAGCCGGATCTCTACTACATCGTGGACGACGATCCGGATCAGCGCGAGGCGATGACACAGCTGCTGGAGTCCACGGGTGCACGGGTGGTGGCCTTCGCTGACGAGCTGGCCCTGTTCTGCGCGGTGGCGCGCCGGCCTCCCACGGCGATCCTCCTGGACGTGGTGCTGCACTGGGTGGACGGACTGCGGCTGTGCGAGGGCCTCAAGCAGCACCCGCTCACGCGCGACACCCGCGTGGTGGTGATGAGCGGATTGAACCGGCCGCACGTGCGCCAGCGCGCGCTCGACGCGGGTGCCGAGGCCTTCCTCCCCAAGCCCGTGGACCCCGAGCGGTTGCTGCGCCAGCTCATGGGCCAGCTCCCCACCAGCACGTCCGTGGCCCAGCACCGGCCCGAGTCGGAGAGCAGCGTGGCCGATGAGACGGGACGCTACGCCTCCTGA
- a CDS encoding diguanylate cyclase encodes MERHDRRGDRALILVVEDDAGTRDSLVELLAARFDVLGASDGQSGLVLARERQPDLVLLDRFLDREDGLTILESLQHDKATESVPVIFLTGDSDEATLERCLEMGAVDFVHKPASGRELMARIDRALRQSEQQQRLQVLAQTDALTGLANFRALSIRLDEEFKRSNRYQYPMSVVVIDLDHLKAINDGMGHDVGNRAILALASHLRTNLREVDFAARFGGDEFVALLPHQTATEAAVFAERIRAGLRTVKVTRSDGRPAPFGLSVSVGIADHSTANPRESTESLLRAADAALYEAKREGRDRVVVYGAQEMPPPKAQRH; translated from the coding sequence ATGGAACGGCACGACCGCCGCGGGGACAGGGCCCTGATCCTGGTCGTGGAAGATGACGCGGGCACGCGCGACAGCCTGGTGGAGCTGCTCGCCGCCAGGTTCGACGTGCTGGGCGCGAGCGACGGCCAGTCGGGCCTCGTGCTCGCCCGGGAACGCCAGCCAGATCTGGTGCTCCTGGATCGCTTCCTCGATCGCGAAGACGGGTTGACGATTCTCGAGTCGCTGCAGCACGACAAGGCGACCGAGTCCGTGCCCGTCATCTTCCTCACCGGAGATTCGGACGAGGCCACGCTGGAGCGGTGTCTGGAGATGGGGGCGGTGGACTTCGTCCACAAGCCGGCGAGCGGCCGCGAGCTGATGGCCCGCATCGACCGGGCGCTGCGCCAGAGCGAGCAGCAGCAGCGCCTGCAGGTGCTCGCCCAGACGGATGCGCTCACGGGCCTGGCCAACTTCCGCGCCCTGTCCATCCGGCTCGACGAGGAGTTCAAGCGCTCCAACCGCTACCAGTACCCGATGTCCGTGGTGGTCATCGACCTGGACCACCTCAAGGCCATCAACGACGGCATGGGGCATGACGTGGGCAACCGGGCAATCCTCGCCCTGGCGAGCCACCTGCGCACCAACCTGCGCGAGGTGGACTTCGCGGCCCGCTTCGGGGGCGACGAGTTCGTCGCGCTGCTGCCCCACCAGACGGCGACCGAGGCGGCGGTCTTCGCCGAGCGGATCCGCGCCGGACTGCGCACCGTGAAGGTGACGCGAAGCGACGGGCGGCCGGCGCCCTTCGGCCTGAGCGTCAGCGTGGGGATCGCCGACCACTCGACCGCCAACCCGCGGGAGAGCACGGAGTCCCTGTTGAGGGCCGCCGATGCCGCCCTCTACGAGGCCAAGCGCGAGGGGCGCGATCGCGTGGTGGTGTACGGGGCGCAAGAGATGCCTCCCCCCAAGGCACAGCGGCACTGA
- a CDS encoding tetratricopeptide repeat protein has protein sequence MYNLLIALGAGLLVTLVTKFAGFKLWQGLIPGTLVLLGTYVWLGRRIGNKLQELMTSVQKELQGQPTSQKEAQSRVERAIKMLEGGLVYDKWQFLVGSEIHSQIGMLKYMSKDLDGAQAHLSKASPRNYMAKAMQGALFFQRKDFAAMKKSFETAVVSGKKEPLMWAVYAWCLVQNKEKDEALKVLGRGVEANPSDEKLKSSLSALQNDKKLKMKPYEPMWWQFGLEPPPTQVLGGGGGRRFQFSPRR, from the coding sequence ATGTACAACCTTCTCATCGCCCTGGGTGCGGGTCTCCTCGTCACCCTGGTGACCAAGTTCGCGGGCTTCAAGCTCTGGCAGGGCCTCATCCCGGGCACCCTCGTCCTCCTCGGCACGTACGTCTGGCTCGGCCGTCGCATCGGCAACAAGCTCCAGGAGCTCATGACCTCCGTCCAGAAGGAGCTCCAGGGGCAGCCCACCAGCCAGAAGGAAGCCCAGTCGCGTGTCGAGCGGGCCATCAAGATGCTCGAAGGTGGGCTCGTCTACGACAAGTGGCAGTTCCTCGTGGGCTCGGAGATCCACTCCCAGATCGGCATGCTGAAGTACATGTCCAAGGATCTGGACGGGGCCCAGGCGCACCTGTCCAAGGCCAGCCCGCGCAACTACATGGCCAAGGCCATGCAGGGCGCCCTCTTCTTCCAGCGCAAGGACTTCGCCGCCATGAAGAAGTCCTTCGAGACCGCCGTCGTCTCCGGCAAGAAGGAGCCGTTGATGTGGGCCGTCTACGCCTGGTGCCTCGTGCAGAACAAGGAGAAGGACGAGGCCCTCAAGGTGCTGGGACGCGGCGTGGAGGCCAACCCCTCCGACGAGAAGCTCAAGAGCAGCCTCTCCGCCCTCCAGAATGACAAGAAGCTGAAGATGAAGCCCTACGAGCCCATGTGGTGGCAGTTCGGCCTCGAGCCACCCCCCACCCAGGTGCTCGGCGGTGGCGGTGGCAGGCGCTTTCAGTTCAGCCCCCGACGCTGA
- a CDS encoding response regulator → MKVLLVEDDASLREGMVELISEQAPVREAGSVTQALGALREETFSLVVTDLRIGETGEGGRIILEAARQRLQPVAIVSAATAEEVVRVLRPHEPDAVVAKPFQIDDMLGLVERFLSLRSEVERLVGQAAPEGAWKEAAAGVQAVEEPGGRLWVRMEAGTSLPRPLHRGRAGMMVLEGSLEVEGERRERHQYFYLSAGPREVRTREGCLAVSLAFRG, encoded by the coding sequence ATGAAGGTTCTGCTGGTGGAGGATGACGCCAGTCTCCGCGAGGGGATGGTCGAGCTCATCTCCGAGCAGGCCCCGGTGCGGGAGGCGGGCAGCGTGACCCAGGCGTTGGGGGCGCTGCGCGAGGAGACCTTCTCGCTGGTGGTCACGGATCTGCGCATCGGTGAGACGGGGGAGGGCGGGCGCATCATCCTGGAAGCGGCGCGTCAGCGGCTGCAGCCGGTGGCCATCGTCAGCGCGGCGACGGCCGAGGAGGTGGTGCGGGTGCTGAGGCCCCACGAGCCGGACGCGGTGGTGGCCAAGCCCTTCCAGATCGACGACATGCTGGGGCTGGTGGAGCGCTTCCTCTCGCTCAGGAGCGAGGTGGAGCGGCTGGTGGGGCAGGCGGCGCCGGAGGGGGCGTGGAAGGAGGCGGCCGCCGGTGTCCAGGCGGTCGAGGAGCCGGGCGGGCGGTTGTGGGTGCGGATGGAGGCGGGGACGAGCCTGCCCCGGCCGCTGCACCGGGGCCGCGCGGGCATGATGGTGCTGGAGGGCTCGCTCGAGGTGGAGGGCGAGCGCCGGGAGCGGCACCAATACTTCTATCTGTCGGCCGGACCGCGCGAGGTGCGGACCCGCGAGGGATGTCTGGCCGTCTCGCTGGCGTTCCGCGGGTAG